The DNA sequence TGCCCGAGCGCCACAAAACTATCGCCAATAGCAAGAGTACCAGGGCTAACAGACTGTTACGAAGGGCTGGCGTAGCGGTCTGGACCGGGTTGAACTGGGTTCCTTTCGGTGCATTATTGGCAATTGGGTGATTTTTCAGGCCCTGATCTTCGGGCCGAACAGGAGTGACATCGACAGCAACCAGACTGGTAAACGGGCTTACCAGATGATGATTTAGGGCCAGCTCCAGTACCTCACTGCGCAACTGATCGCGATAAACCAGATCACGCTGGTGACTACGCTGGTCAACCAGGCTTTTAATTTTTTGCCGCGCCCAAAGCACATGAATACCATCGTGACGGGACGGAGAAAGCGCTACTGTTTCGCGCCATTCTGACTCACCGGCCCAGCCAGTCACCAGCGCCTCGCTCGGCAAACTGGCACCTGTGAACTGTACAACCAAAGGCTCTCCCGCATACAAATCAGGAATTGGCGAGGGAATCACCTCTATAGATGATGAGCCAGACAACTGAACTTTCAGATCCGTAAGTACCGGAGCTTCCAGCTTGCGATAGAGGTCGGCCATTTTTGTAGCTACTTCATTGGCATTGGCAATATAGGTGAAGGTCCCTCGTCCAAACTCTGCCGCCCGAGTCATAAAATAGCTGTTCGGTGCCGAGCCTATACCCACGGTAAACAGCCGTGTACTGCCAAGCTCAGCGCGAATCATCCGAAATAGCTGCTCTTCGTTACCAATAGCGCCGTCGGTGATAAAGATAACCTGTCGAACCCTGCCCTCATCATTGCACTCCTTGCACAAAGCCGCCTCTGCCGCTTTAAGCATTTCAGTGCCACCTCTGGATTCAAGCCCCCTAACGAAAGAGCGAGCTCTACTTAATGTACCAGGCAGTGCTGGCTGAACATCAGCAAACAGGCTGTCAGTCGTTGAATTAAACTCAACAACGTTGAAGCGATCTTGCTCCTTCAATCGATCAAGCGCCCACAACAACGACTGTTTAGCCTGACGAATTGGCTCGCCCCCCATGGAGCCAGAGGTGTCGATGACAAAAATAACATCACGAGGCAGATGATTTTTCTCGGGCTCCAGCGATGGCGGTGTGATTTGCAACAGGCCGTACTGGTTACCTTCGTATTGTTCGGAAAAAAAGGCAGCCTGAGGAACTGCTTGATCCTCAGGCTGCCAGCGCAGTTCAAAATCGCTGTCAGATAAATGGCCACGTTCGGTTAGCGACACAACTGACTGCAAGGGGGATGGCACATCCATGTGCACACTGTGGTGGGGAGAGACCACCTTTCCAAGGAGAAAACCGGGATTTAAAGAAACCGTGATTCGAGTGGGATTGGTATTTTCCGTGCCAATATTCCAGGGAGGGGTTATACGCGACGCATCGGGAACTGCATCAGTATCAGGCGCTATTCCATTGCCAGACTGTTGAACCAGGCCCGACTCATCCACAATCGGACTTCCCGGCACATAGCGCGGCGTCACTGTCATCGGGTAACGCAGGCTATATTCAATACCATCGCGATGTACCGAATGCTGGTATTCGATCTCGACAACAATCTGTTCGCCCGGAGGAATATTGGCGACGCTGGTGGTAAACAGGTTGGGGCGCTCCTGTTCTACGAGGCTGGCACGCTTACCACTCTGCTTGGCCACCTGATAGATTTTTTTTGCCTCTTCCCGCTCCTTGATTTGACCTTCGATTATCCGTTCACCAATACGCATGCGCATATGATCGACAGCAGCATTTTCTGGCAGAGGAAAAAGATAGGTCGCTTCTGCCCATTGCTCTGAGGGGTTGTGAAAACGCTGTTTGACCACTGCCCTCACAATGGGACCGGTCACATTAATGTTCACGTAGGAATCGAGGGTGGGTGCTACCCAGCGG is a window from the Porticoccaceae bacterium LTM1 genome containing:
- a CDS encoding marine proteobacterial sortase target protein, coding for MNGFKQITTPSTAHWLLTYIFLWLGLVVIALPASATTSRSWDDVSSGTLFLRFNEESTRWVAPTLDSYVNINVTGPIVRAVVKQRFHNPSEQWAEATYLFPLPENAAVDHMRMRIGERIIEGQIKEREEAKKIYQVAKQSGKRASLVEQERPNLFTTSVANIPPGEQIVVEIEYQHSVHRDGIEYSLRYPMTVTPRYVPGSPIVDESGLVQQSGNGIAPDTDAVPDASRITPPWNIGTENTNPTRITVSLNPGFLLGKVVSPHHSVHMDVPSPLQSVVSLTERGHLSDSDFELRWQPEDQAVPQAAFFSEQYEGNQYGLLQITPPSLEPEKNHLPRDVIFVIDTSGSMGGEPIRQAKQSLLWALDRLKEQDRFNVVEFNSTTDSLFADVQPALPGTLSRARSFVRGLESRGGTEMLKAAEAALCKECNDEGRVRQVIFITDGAIGNEEQLFRMIRAELGSTRLFTVGIGSAPNSYFMTRAAEFGRGTFTYIANANEVATKMADLYRKLEAPVLTDLKVQLSGSSSIEVIPSPIPDLYAGEPLVVQFTGASLPSEALVTGWAGESEWRETVALSPSRHDGIHVLWARQKIKSLVDQRSHQRDLVYRDQLRSEVLELALNHHLVSPFTSLVAVDVTPVRPEDQGLKNHPIANNAPKGTQFNPVQTATPALRNSLLALVLLLLAIVLWRSGRNWSPTDPFVSSNATKAL